A stretch of the Vigna radiata var. radiata cultivar VC1973A chromosome 7, Vradiata_ver6, whole genome shotgun sequence genome encodes the following:
- the LOC106765470 gene encoding uncharacterized protein LOC106765470, with protein MAAPFFSTPFQPYVYQSPQDAIIPFQILGGEAQVVQIMLKPQERIIAKPGSMCFMSGSIEMENAYLPENEVGVWQWLFGKTITSIVLHNSGTSEGFVGIAAPYFARILPIDLAMFNGEILCQPDAFLCSVNDVKVSNIVDQRGRNIVASAEGFLRQKLSGQGLAFILAGGSVVQKNLEIGEVLAVDVSSIVAVTSTVNVQIKYNGPARRTMFGGDNAVTALLTGPGIVFIQSLPFHRLSQRIARAVTSPNMRENPKFFIQIAVFFFLAYVVIVSSLILTDV; from the exons ATGGCTGCACCATTTTTCTCAACACCTTTTCAGCCTTATGTTTATCAG AGCCCGCAAGATGCAATTATACCTTTTCAGATTTTAGGGGGTGAAGCTCAAGTGGTTCAG ATAATGTTAAAGCCACAGGAAAGAATCATCGCAAAACCTG GTTCCATGTGCTTTATGTCTGGATccattgaaatggaaaatgcCTACCTTCCCGAAAATGAAGTGGGTGTATGGCAGTGGTTATTTGGCAAAACAATAACTAGTATTGTTCTTCACAATTCTGGAACAAGTGAAGGATTTGTTGGAATTGCTGCACCATATTTCGCAAGAATTCTTCCG ATTGATTTGGCAATGTTCAATGGAGAGATTTTGTGTCAG CCAGATGCTTTTCTTTGCTCTGTCAATGATGTGAAGGTTAGCAACATAGTAGATCAGAGGGGACGAAATATTGTTGCTAGTGCTGAG GGATTCTTGAGGCAGAAGCTATCTGGCCAAGGGCTTGCTTTCATATTAGCGGGTGGATCTg TTGTACAGAAAAATCTTGAGATCGGTGAAGTTCTAGCTGTTGATGTTTCTTCCATTGTTGCTGTGACAAGTACGGTCAATgtccaaataaaatataatggtcCTGCACGAAGGACAATGTTTGGG GGTGACAATGCGGTCACAGCTCTTCTAACAGGACCAGGCATTGTGTTCATACAAAGTTTACCTTTTCATCGGCTCTCCCAACGAATTGCTAG GGCGGTGACTTCACCAAACATGAGGGAAAATCCCAAGTTTTTCATACAGATTgcagttttcttttttctggcGTACGTTGTCATTGTATCTTCGTTAATATTAACAGATGTATGA
- the LOC106769334 gene encoding probable glycosyltransferase At5g25310 gives MKKVFQQTTTFIRFLESLWRCSGNKSIWRRFFVLVAILTVSAFAFQTLVHTYLVIPDRPFGSDHRNDYSFFQSSSSSLQSGESLKGGTPQKVHLTRTNSFISPDESNKLMESFSVEQENTKLEARVQKKTSGTANKKDRNLADVTKGAMSLSPQRHVPPKQKHIWLLPPNEALVLAKREIDHAPSVNEDPDLYAPIFRNISVFKRSYELMEMTLKVYIYRDGSRPIFHKPPLKGIYASEGWFMKLMEENKQFVTRDPEKAHLFYLPYSARQMGLTLYVAGSHDLKPLSNFLRDYVNMIAAKYPFWNRTHGSDHFLVACHDWGPYTVTGHNELAKNAIKALCNADLSERIFVEGRDVSLPETTIRVPRKPLRNLGGNRASLRPILAFFAGSMHGRVRPTLLKYWGIGNDEDMKIYKRLPLRVSQKMSYIQHMKSSKYCVCPMGFEVNSPRIVEAIYYECVPVIIADNFVLPFNEVLEWSAFSVLVAEKDIPRLKEILLSIPIRKYLTMQNNVKMVQKHFLWNPRPIKYDLFHMILHSIWFNKLSQIQT, from the exons ATGAAGAAGGTCTTCCAACAAACTACTACTTTCATCCGGTTTCTAGAGTCGTTATGGCGTTGCTCTGGGAACAAAAGTATTTGGCGAAGATTCTTTGTTCTGGTGGCTATTTTGACTGTATCTGCTTTTGCGTTTCAGACGCTTGTGCATACATATTTAGTTATACCTGACAGACCCTTTGGTTCTGATCACCGAAATGATTATTCATTTTTCCAATCCTCTAGTAGTTCCCTACAATCCGGGGAATCTCTCAAAGGGGGGACACCTCAAAAGGTTCACCTCACTCGTACTAACTCCTTTATTTCACCTGATGAGTCTAACAAGTTAATGGAATCATTCTCAGTTGAGCAAGAGAATACAAAACTAGAAGCCCGAGTTCAAAAGAAGACTTCTGGAACTGCAAATAAAAAGGACAGAAATCTCGCTGATGTGACGAAAGGTGCAATGTCTTTATCCCCTCAAAGGCATGTTCCTCCTAAGCAG AAACACATATGGCTGTTGCCACCTAACGAGGCCCTTGTCCTAGCAAAGAGGGAGATCGATCATGCCCCTTCAGTTAATGAAGATCCTGATCTTTATGCTCCTATTTTTAGGAATATTTCTGTTTTCAAAAG GAGCTATGAATTGATGGAAATGACtcttaaagtatatatataccGTGATGGATCAAGGCCTATTTTTCACAAACCACCCCTTAAGGGAATTTATGCTTCTGAAGGATGGTTTATGAAGTTAATGGAGGAAAATAAGCAATTTGTCACCAGGGATCCTGAAAAGGCTCACTTATTTTACCTTCCATACAGTGCACGCCAAATGGGATTGACACTCTATGTGGCTGGGTCACATGATTTAAAGCCATTATCAAATTTTCTTAGGGACTATGTGAACATGATTGCTGCAAAGTATCCCTTTTGGAATCGCACACATGGGTCGGACCATTTCCTGGTTGCTTGCCATGACTGG GGTCCTTACACTGTAACTGGACACAATGAGCTAGCAAAAAACGCCATAAAAGCTCTATGTAATGCTGATTTGTCTGAAAGAATTTTTGTTGAAGGAAGAGATGTTTCCCTACCAGAAACTACCATAAGGGTACCAAGAAAACCTCTTAGAAATCTTGGTGGGAACAGAGCATCACTACGTCCAATCCTTGCTTTCTTTGCTGGAAGCATGCATGGTAGAGTGCGCCCTACTCTCCTTAAGTATTGGGGGATTGGAAACGATGAAGACATGAAAATCTACAAGCGTTTACCTCTAAGAGTTTCCCAAAAGATGTCTTATATTCAACACATGAAATCAAGTAAATATTGTGTATGTCCAATGGGCTTTGAAGTTAATAGCCCTAGGATCGTTGAAGCCATATATTATGAGTGTGTTCCTGTTATCATTGCAGATAACTTTGTCCTTCCTTTTAATGAAGTTCTGGAATGGAGTGCATTTTCTGTGTTGGTGGCCGAGAAGGATATTCCCAGGCTGAAGGAAATTTTATTGTCCATCCCCATAAGAAAATATCTTACCATGCAAAATAATGTGAAGATGGTACAGAAACATTTCCTTTGGAATCCCAGACCAATAAAATATGATCTGTTTCACATGATTTTGCATTCAATATGGTTCAACAAGCTGAGCCAGATTCAAACTTAG